In Armatimonadota bacterium, a genomic segment contains:
- a CDS encoding V-type ATP synthase subunit D encodes MPETVSPTRMNLLQRKQQAQIAVQGVDLLKRKRDALVADFFNIVRQSLAARERLAAAAKEAYILLALAKAWEGREALEAAALADRREMLVDIEVRNVWGTKIPEVEVREVRRSLLERGHNPATTSARTVESAANFEEVLRAILEVAATEIKLKKIGEEIKKTTRRVNALEQVVIPRLRGEIRFIASVLEQRAREDVFRLKRIKAKLEARERTG; translated from the coding sequence ATGCCCGAGACCGTCAGCCCCACCCGGATGAACCTGCTGCAGCGCAAGCAGCAGGCGCAGATCGCCGTCCAGGGCGTCGACCTCCTCAAGCGCAAGCGCGACGCCCTGGTGGCGGACTTCTTCAACATCGTGCGCCAGTCCCTGGCGGCCCGCGAGCGGCTGGCCGCGGCGGCGAAGGAGGCCTACATCCTGCTGGCCCTGGCCAAGGCCTGGGAGGGCCGCGAGGCCCTGGAGGCCGCGGCGCTCGCCGACCGGCGGGAGATGCTGGTGGACATCGAGGTGCGCAACGTCTGGGGGACCAAGATTCCGGAGGTCGAGGTGCGCGAGGTCCGCCGCAGCCTGCTGGAGCGCGGCCACAACCCGGCCACGACCAGCGCCCGCACCGTGGAAAGCGCGGCCAACTTCGAGGAGGTCCTGCGGGCGATTCTGGAAGTGGCGGCCACGGAGATCAAGCTGAAGAAGATCGGTGAGGAGATCAAGAAGACCACGCGGCGGGTCAACGCCCTGGAGCAGGTGGTCATCCCCCGCCTGCGCGGGGAGATCCGTTTCATCGCCTCGGTGCTGGAGCAGCGCGCCCGCGAGGACGTCTTCCGCCTGAAACGCATCAAGGCCAAACTGGAAGCCCGCGAGCGCACCGGGTGA
- a CDS encoding V-type ATP synthase subunit F: MAYRMAVITDPETATGFRLAGVEVREADSPRAALEHLRTLLTLDYGLIAVNEALLEGTEEERARLMRDRDLPILVPFPAARAEVETGEAYIARLVKEHIGFYVKLR, from the coding sequence ATGGCGTACCGCATGGCCGTGATCACCGACCCGGAGACCGCCACCGGGTTCCGGCTGGCCGGCGTGGAGGTGCGGGAGGCCGACTCCCCGCGGGCCGCCCTGGAGCACCTGCGGACGCTTTTGACACTGGACTACGGCCTGATCGCGGTCAACGAAGCCCTGCTTGAGGGGACGGAGGAGGAACGGGCCCGGTTGATGCGGGACCGCGACCTGCCCATCCTTGTGCCCTTCCCCGCGGCCAGGGCCGAGGTGGAAACGGGCGAAGCGTATATTGCGCGGCTGGTGAAAGAGCACATCGGCTTCTATGTGAAGTTGAGGTAG
- a CDS encoding V-type ATPase subunit codes for MPDFPYINARVRAMRSRLLDPGRMEELLVLPTLDAFLQALNTTPYARDLQEALARFPALQAVDAALARNFYQTTTKILSFADGTARALIEIVLMRWDLMNLLVILRGKHRGTSGEEIAANLMPAGSLNEAALRDLTGQPDIPAVVGAFSGLEHVFAQPLAAGLSEYAEGKDLFALELRLERFYVQHGLQVARGRGHSQQVVRALLEAELDATNVKTALKLQGAEIGAEAKIRFFIPGGRIVTEEVFLLLADARTAEQGMKWLRVQGFPVKTAGGDLTAFERELDLALIRAQTRLYLGDPLGIDIVVAYLALKYNEVKNLRLLARSKPLGIPRDVVRREMVVV; via the coding sequence GTGCCTGACTTCCCGTACATCAACGCCCGGGTGCGGGCCATGCGCAGCCGCCTGCTGGATCCGGGGCGGATGGAGGAACTGCTGGTCCTGCCCACGCTGGACGCCTTTCTCCAGGCCCTCAACACCACGCCCTACGCCCGGGACCTCCAGGAGGCCCTGGCCCGCTTTCCCGCGCTGCAGGCGGTGGACGCCGCGCTGGCCCGCAACTTCTACCAGACCACGACGAAGATCCTCTCCTTCGCCGACGGCACGGCCCGCGCGCTGATCGAGATCGTGCTGATGCGGTGGGATCTGATGAACCTGCTGGTCATCCTGCGGGGCAAGCACCGCGGGACGAGCGGAGAGGAGATTGCCGCGAATCTGATGCCTGCGGGCAGCCTGAACGAGGCCGCGTTGCGCGACCTGACGGGGCAACCCGACATCCCGGCGGTGGTGGGGGCCTTCAGCGGGCTGGAGCACGTCTTCGCCCAACCGCTGGCGGCGGGGTTGAGCGAGTACGCGGAGGGGAAAGACCTGTTCGCCCTGGAGTTGCGCCTGGAACGGTTCTACGTGCAGCACGGCCTGCAGGTGGCCCGCGGGCGCGGCCACAGCCAGCAGGTGGTGCGCGCTCTGCTGGAGGCCGAACTCGACGCGACGAACGTCAAGACGGCGTTGAAGCTCCAGGGGGCGGAGATTGGTGCGGAGGCGAAGATCCGGTTCTTCATCCCGGGCGGACGCATCGTGACCGAGGAGGTGTTCCTCCTGCTGGCCGATGCCCGCACGGCGGAGCAGGGCATGAAATGGCTGCGGGTCCAGGGGTTCCCCGTCAAGACCGCGGGCGGCGACCTGACCGCCTTCGAGCGCGAGCTGGACCTGGCCCTGATCCGGGCCCAGACCCGCCTGTACCTGGGCGACCCGCTGGGCATCGACATCGTCGTCGCCTACCTGGCCCTCAAGTACAATGAGGTCAAGAACCTGCGCCTGCTGGCCCGCAGCAAGCCGCTGGGCATTCCGCGCGACGTGGTGCGCCGCGAGATGGTGGTGGTCTAG
- a CDS encoding F0F1 ATP synthase subunit C — protein sequence MVKNAVLVLMLALTATLLLAAAALAAPEETAAAPPRGAGAGLLGLAAAISVGLGAIGTAWAQSRIGAAAAGAIAERPEIGGLMLVFLALPETMIILGFLVAFFVIGKI from the coding sequence ATGGTGAAGAACGCGGTGCTGGTTCTGATGCTGGCCCTGACCGCCACGCTGCTCCTGGCCGCGGCGGCGCTGGCCGCGCCCGAGGAGACGGCCGCGGCTCCTCCGCGCGGCGCGGGGGCCGGCCTGCTGGGGCTGGCCGCGGCGATCAGCGTCGGGCTCGGCGCCATCGGCACGGCCTGGGCCCAGTCGCGCATCGGCGCGGCGGCGGCGGGCGCGATTGCGGAGCGGCCCGAGATCGGCGGCCTCATGCTCGTCTTCCTGGCCCTGCCCGAAACGATGATCATCCTGGGCTTCCTGGTGGCCTTCTTCGTCATCGGCAAGATCTAG
- a CDS encoding V-type ATP synthase subunit E: MSSELLAILEKESAAEIERILAEGRERAQQITAEARRQAAEHLQAARARAESERRTALARAASSAQVRAAALVLQAKDRALAEVFSRAEEELRRIRQDRARYAAALRALLREAAAGMSGRLVVEVHPDDRELARQLVKELGIDAEVAAAPDVSGGVRVATLDRRFVVENTLSSRIERIKPVLASEVARVLWGR, from the coding sequence ATGAGTTCCGAGCTGCTGGCCATTCTGGAGAAAGAGTCCGCCGCGGAGATCGAGCGCATCCTGGCCGAGGGGCGGGAGCGCGCCCAGCAGATCACGGCGGAGGCGCGCCGCCAGGCCGCCGAGCACCTGCAGGCCGCTCGCGCGCGGGCGGAGAGCGAGCGTCGGACGGCGCTGGCCCGGGCCGCCAGCAGCGCCCAGGTGCGGGCCGCGGCGCTGGTCCTGCAGGCCAAGGACCGTGCTCTGGCCGAGGTCTTCAGCCGGGCGGAAGAGGAGCTGCGGCGGATCCGGCAGGACCGGGCGCGCTACGCGGCGGCGCTGCGGGCGCTGCTGCGCGAGGCGGCCGCCGGGATGAGCGGACGGCTCGTGGTGGAGGTCCATCCGGACGATCGGGAGCTGGCCCGGCAACTGGTCAAAGAGCTGGGGATCGACGCTGAGGTGGCCGCCGCGCCGGACGTCAGCGGCGGGGTGCGCGTGGCCACCCTCGACCGGCGGTTCGTGGTGGAGAACACCCTGTCCTCGCGGATCGAGCGCATCAAGCCGGTGCTGGCGTCGGAGGTGGCCAGGGTGTTGTGGGGGCGCTGA
- a CDS encoding V-type ATP synthase subunit B, with protein sequence MELTTKRYQSISYISGPLLFVEGAKDLSYGAIVNIHLPDDTVRGGQVIEVSEKNAVIQVFEETTGLDLARTSISLREDVARLGVSREIIGRRFNGLGEPIDGLPPIIPEKRLPIIGAPINPVARQRPREFIQTGISAIDGLNTLVRGQKLPIFSGAGLPHNEIAAQIARQAKVLGAAEDFSVVFAAMGITQREAAYFIDQFESTGALARSVVFLNLADDPAIERLITPRVALTAAEYLAFELDMQVLVILTDMTNYCEALREIGAAREEIPGRRGYPGYMYTDLATIYERAGRIHGRKGSITQLPILTMPDDDITHPIADLTGYITEGQIILSRELHRLGIYPPITPLRSLSRLMNDGIGKGRTREDHGGLRDQLYSAYANGVDLRRLVAIIGEEALTDRDRLYLRFADEFERQFLNQGQTDRTIEETLNLAWKLLSMFPKGELKRVKQDHIDKYYGALMEEIWEERRRL encoded by the coding sequence ATGGAACTGACGACGAAGCGCTACCAGTCCATCTCCTACATCTCGGGGCCGTTGCTCTTCGTCGAGGGGGCGAAGGACCTCAGCTACGGGGCCATCGTGAACATCCACCTGCCCGACGACACGGTGCGCGGCGGTCAGGTCATCGAGGTCTCGGAGAAGAACGCCGTGATCCAGGTCTTCGAAGAGACCACGGGGCTGGACCTGGCCCGCACCAGCATCAGCCTGCGCGAGGATGTGGCGCGGCTGGGGGTTTCCCGCGAGATCATCGGCCGGCGCTTCAACGGCCTGGGCGAGCCCATCGACGGGCTCCCGCCCATCATCCCGGAGAAGCGCCTGCCCATCATCGGGGCGCCGATCAACCCGGTGGCCCGCCAGCGCCCCCGGGAGTTCATCCAGACCGGCATTTCGGCCATCGACGGCCTGAACACCCTGGTGCGCGGCCAGAAGCTGCCCATCTTCAGCGGGGCCGGCCTGCCCCACAACGAGATCGCGGCGCAGATCGCCCGCCAGGCCAAGGTGCTGGGCGCGGCGGAAGATTTCTCGGTCGTCTTCGCCGCCATGGGCATCACCCAGCGCGAAGCCGCCTATTTCATCGACCAGTTCGAGTCCACCGGCGCGCTGGCGCGCTCGGTGGTCTTCCTCAACCTGGCCGACGACCCGGCCATCGAGCGGCTCATCACCCCGCGCGTCGCCCTGACCGCGGCGGAGTATCTGGCCTTCGAGCTGGACATGCAGGTGCTGGTCATCCTCACGGACATGACCAACTACTGCGAGGCGCTGCGCGAGATCGGCGCCGCCCGGGAGGAGATTCCCGGCCGCCGCGGCTATCCGGGATACATGTACACCGACCTGGCCACGATTTACGAGCGGGCCGGCCGCATCCACGGCCGCAAGGGCAGCATCACCCAGCTGCCCATCCTGACCATGCCCGACGACGACATCACGCACCCCATCGCCGACCTGACCGGCTACATCACCGAGGGGCAGATCATCCTCAGCCGCGAGCTGCACCGTCTGGGCATCTACCCCCCCATCACGCCGCTGCGCAGTCTCAGCCGCCTGATGAACGACGGCATCGGCAAGGGCCGCACCCGCGAGGACCACGGCGGGCTGCGCGACCAGCTCTATTCCGCGTACGCCAACGGCGTGGACCTGCGGCGGCTGGTGGCGATCATCGGCGAGGAAGCGCTGACCGACCGCGACCGCCTGTATCTCCGTTTCGCCGACGAGTTCGAGCGGCAGTTCCTCAACCAGGGGCAGACCGACCGGACCATCGAGGAGACGCTGAACCTGGCCTGGAAGCTGCTGTCCATGTTCCCGAAGGGCGAGCTGAAGCGGGTCAAGCAGGACCACATCGACAAGTACTACGGCGCACTGATGGAGGAGATCTGGGAGGAGCGCCGGCGCCTGTAG
- a CDS encoding V-type ATP synthase subunit A: MAITGSIVKIAGPAVIARGMTGARMYDIVRVGKEGLLGEIIRLDGDTAFVQVYEDTSGLYVGEPVESTGRPLTVELGPGLLHGVFDGILRPLEGVRAQKGDFIARGATVPALDREKRWVFQPSVEVGAVVGPGDVIGWVQEFNFKHQILVPPTAAGGEVAEIRAGEVTVTETVARLRDGTELQLMHRWPVRQPRPVRQRLEPREPFITGQRVLDVLFPVAMGGTAAIPGPFGSGKTITQQTLAKWGDADVIIYVGCGERGNEMTHVLDEFPQLEDPRTGRPLMERTIIIANTSNMPVAAREASVYTGITLAEYWRDQGLKVALMADSTSRWAEAMREISSRLEEMPAEEGYPSYLSSRLAAFYERAARVVCLGRPERRGSITVIGAVSPPGGDFSEPVTQATLRITGTFWALDDKLASRRHFPAINWLRSYSLYTDLFQPWYREHMPADFEELRDRAGALLQREAELQEIVQLVGPDALQDDQRMVIEAGKMLREDFLQQNAFTDDAHCPLRKSYGILKAILHFYDLALAALKRGMLLDDILNLKQIEEIARMKDVPKEEFDVYLEEWLRRLPEAFGAKPAEPAVAGGEG; the protein is encoded by the coding sequence ATGGCCATCACGGGTTCCATCGTCAAAATCGCCGGTCCCGCGGTGATCGCCAGGGGCATGACCGGCGCGCGGATGTACGACATCGTGCGCGTCGGCAAGGAGGGCCTGCTGGGCGAGATCATCCGTCTCGACGGCGACACGGCCTTCGTCCAGGTCTATGAGGACACCTCGGGCCTCTATGTCGGCGAGCCGGTGGAGAGCACCGGCCGTCCCCTGACCGTCGAACTCGGCCCGGGGCTGCTCCACGGCGTCTTCGACGGGATCCTCCGGCCGCTGGAAGGCGTGCGGGCGCAGAAGGGCGACTTCATCGCCCGCGGCGCCACCGTGCCGGCGCTGGATCGGGAGAAGCGGTGGGTCTTCCAGCCGTCGGTGGAGGTCGGGGCGGTGGTCGGCCCCGGCGACGTCATCGGCTGGGTCCAGGAGTTCAACTTCAAGCACCAGATCCTCGTCCCGCCCACGGCGGCCGGCGGCGAGGTGGCGGAGATCAGGGCCGGGGAAGTCACCGTCACGGAGACCGTGGCCCGCCTGCGGGACGGGACGGAGCTGCAGCTGATGCACCGCTGGCCGGTGCGGCAGCCCCGGCCCGTCCGCCAGCGCCTGGAACCCCGCGAGCCCTTCATCACCGGGCAGCGCGTACTGGACGTGCTGTTCCCCGTGGCCATGGGCGGCACGGCGGCCATCCCGGGCCCCTTCGGTTCGGGCAAGACGATCACCCAGCAGACCCTGGCCAAGTGGGGCGACGCCGACGTCATCATCTACGTCGGCTGCGGCGAGCGGGGCAACGAGATGACCCACGTCCTGGACGAGTTCCCCCAGCTGGAGGACCCGCGCACCGGCCGGCCGCTCATGGAGCGGACGATCATCATCGCCAACACCTCCAACATGCCCGTGGCCGCCCGCGAAGCCTCGGTCTATACCGGGATCACGCTGGCCGAATACTGGCGCGACCAGGGGCTGAAGGTGGCCCTGATGGCCGACTCCACCAGCCGCTGGGCGGAGGCGATGCGCGAGATCTCCTCCCGCCTGGAGGAGATGCCGGCGGAGGAAGGCTACCCCTCCTACCTCAGCAGCCGCCTCGCCGCCTTCTATGAACGGGCGGCGCGGGTGGTCTGCCTGGGCCGCCCCGAGCGGCGGGGGTCGATCACCGTGATCGGCGCCGTCTCGCCGCCCGGCGGGGACTTCAGCGAGCCGGTCACGCAGGCCACCCTGCGCATCACCGGGACCTTCTGGGCCCTGGACGACAAACTGGCCAGCCGGCGCCACTTCCCGGCGATCAACTGGCTGCGTTCCTACAGCCTGTACACCGACCTGTTCCAGCCCTGGTACCGCGAGCACATGCCGGCCGACTTCGAGGAGCTGCGCGACCGCGCCGGGGCCCTGCTGCAGCGCGAGGCGGAACTGCAGGAGATCGTCCAGCTGGTGGGACCCGACGCGCTGCAGGACGACCAGCGCATGGTGATCGAGGCCGGCAAGATGCTGCGCGAGGACTTCCTGCAGCAGAACGCCTTCACCGACGACGCCCACTGCCCGCTGCGCAAATCCTACGGCATCCTGAAGGCCATCCTCCACTTCTACGACCTGGCGCTCGCCGCCCTCAAGCGGGGGATGCTGCTGGACGACATCCTCAACCTGAAGCAGATCGAGGAGATCGCCCGGATGAAGGACGTGCCCAAGGAAGAGTTCGACGTCTATCTGGAGGAATGGCTGCGGCGGCTGCCCGAGGCCTTCGGCGCCAAGCCGGCCGAGCCGGCCGTGGCCGGCGGAGAGGGTTGA